One window from the genome of Brachionichthys hirsutus isolate HB-005 chromosome 19, CSIRO-AGI_Bhir_v1, whole genome shotgun sequence encodes:
- the slc31a2 gene encoding protein SLC31A2 isoform X3 gives MVLSVVVVLLLTVFYELLKVWRLHLERGSNRPAPQSYPPPPPTHDDGCSILNSSPSESSLTPTETRPPTPNAGSSLLLHAAQALLHTLQVTLGYMLMLCVMSYNAWIFLGVVAGSFLGYFVSFPLLGRS, from the exons ATGGTCCTGTCGGTGGTCGTGGTCCTGCTGCTGACCGTCTTCTATGAGCTGCTCAAAGTGTGGAGGCTGCATTTAGAGCGCGGTTCTAATCGGCCGGCGCCTCAGTCgtacccccccccgccacccacCCACGACGACGGCTGCTCTATCCTGAACAGCAGCCCCTCCGAGTCCTCGCTGACCCCCACCGAGACGCGCCCTCCGACCCCAAACGCAGGAAGCAG CTTGCTGCTGCACGCCGCCCAGGCCCTCCTGCACACGCTGCAGGTGACTCTGGGCTACATGCTGATGCTGTGCGTCATGTCCTACAACGCCTGGATCTTCCTCGGGGTCGTCGCGGGCTCCTTCCTCGGTTATTTCGTCTCATTCCCTCTCCTGGGTCGGAGCTGA
- the slc31a2 gene encoding protein SLC31A2 isoform X2, with the protein MMSMTFSASTSVKLLFDFWDVDGPAGMVLSVVVVLLLTVFYELLKVWRLHLERGSNRPAPQSYPPPPPTHDDGCSILNSSPSESSLTPTETRPPTPNAGSSLLLHAAQALLHTLQVTLGYMLMLCVMSYNAWIFLGVVAGSFLGYFVSFPLLGRS; encoded by the exons atgactTTCAGCGCATCGACCAGTGTTAAACTGCTGTTTGACTTCTGGGACGTCGACGGACCTGCTG GCATGGTCCTGTCGGTGGTCGTGGTCCTGCTGCTGACCGTCTTCTATGAGCTGCTCAAAGTGTGGAGGCTGCATTTAGAGCGCGGTTCTAATCGGCCGGCGCCTCAGTCgtacccccccccgccacccacCCACGACGACGGCTGCTCTATCCTGAACAGCAGCCCCTCCGAGTCCTCGCTGACCCCCACCGAGACGCGCCCTCCGACCCCAAACGCAGGAAGCAG CTTGCTGCTGCACGCCGCCCAGGCCCTCCTGCACACGCTGCAGGTGACTCTGGGCTACATGCTGATGCTGTGCGTCATGTCCTACAACGCCTGGATCTTCCTCGGGGTCGTCGCGGGCTCCTTCCTCGGTTATTTCGTCTCATTCCCTCTCCTGGGTCGGAGCTGA
- the slc31a2 gene encoding protein SLC31A2 isoform X1 produces MCCRVVSCRVVVSYRVVSCVVVSYRVVLSCRVSSCRVVSYRVLSCRVVSCVVVSCCRVVLSSCRVVSFRLVVSYRVVVLSYRVVVSCRIVSCVVVSCRVVSCCRVVSCRVVCCRVVSCCVVVSCVVVSCRVVSYRVLSCRVVSCVVVSCRIVCCRVVSYRVLSCRVVVSCCRVVLSCVVLSCRVLSYRGVVSCVVVSCRVVSCVVVLSCRVVVCCVVVSCRVLSCRVVVSCRVVCCRVVLSCRVVSCVVVSCRVVCCRVVSCVVVSCCRVVSCRVLSCVVVSCRVVVSCRVVVSYRVLSCRVVLSCRVVSAGMVLSVVVVLLLTVFYELLKVWRLHLERGSNRPAPQSYPPPPPTHDDGCSILNSSPSESSLTPTETRPPTPNAGSSLLLHAAQALLHTLQVTLGYMLMLCVMSYNAWIFLGVVAGSFLGYFVSFPLLGRS; encoded by the exons AtgtgttgtcgtgtcgtgtcgtgtcgtgttgtcgtgtcgtatcgtgtcgtgtcgtgtgttgtCGTGTCGTATCGTGTtgtgttgtcgtgtcgtgtgtcgtcgtgtcgtgtcgtgtcgtatcgtgtgttgtcgtgtcgtgtcgtgtcgtgtgttgtCGTATCGTGTTGTCGTGTCGTGTTGTCGTCTTGTCGTGTCGTTTCGTTTCGTCTTGTCGTGTCGTatcgtgttgtcgtgttgtcGTATCGTGTTGTCGTATCGTGTCGTATCGTGTCAtgtgttgtcgtgtcgtgtcgtgtcgtgtcgtgttgtcgtgtcgtatcgtgtcgtgtcgtgtgttgtCGTGTCGTATCGTGTtgtgttgtcgtgtcgtgtgtcgtcgtgtcgtgtcgtgtcgtgtcgtatcgtgtgttgtcgtgtcgtgtcgtgtcgtgtgttgtcgtgtcgtgtcgtatcgtgtgttgtcgtgtcgtgtcgtatcgtgtgttgtcgtgtcgtgttgtcgtgtcgtgttgtcgtgtcgtgttgtcgtgtgttgtgttgtcgtgtcgtgtgttgtCGTATCGTggtgtcgtgtcgtgtgttgtcgtgtcgtgtcgtgtcgtatcgtgtgttgtcgtgttgtcgtgtcgtgttgtcgtgtgttgtgttgtcgtgtcgtgtcgtgtgttgtcgtgtcgtgttgtcgtgtcgtgtcgtgtcgtgtgttgtcgtgtcgtgttgtcgtgtcgtgtcgtgtcgtgtgttgtcgtgtcgtgtcgtgtcgtgtgttgtcgtgtcgtgtcgtgtgttgtcgtgtcgtgttgtcgtgtcgtgtcgtgtcgtgtgttgtcgtgtgttgtcgtgtcgtgtcgtgttgtcgtgtcgtgtcgtgttgtcgtgtcgtatcgtgtgttgtcgtgtcgtgtcgtgttgtcgtgtcgtgtcgtgtctgCAGGCATGGTCCTGTCGGTGGTCGTGGTCCTGCTGCTGACCGTCTTCTATGAGCTGCTCAAAGTGTGGAGGCTGCATTTAGAGCGCGGTTCTAATCGGCCGGCGCCTCAGTCgtacccccccccgccacccacCCACGACGACGGCTGCTCTATCCTGAACAGCAGCCCCTCCGAGTCCTCGCTGACCCCCACCGAGACGCGCCCTCCGACCCCAAACGCAGGAAGCAG CTTGCTGCTGCACGCCGCCCAGGCCCTCCTGCACACGCTGCAGGTGACTCTGGGCTACATGCTGATGCTGTGCGTCATGTCCTACAACGCCTGGATCTTCCTCGGGGTCGTCGCGGGCTCCTTCCTCGGTTATTTCGTCTCATTCCCTCTCCTGGGTCGGAGCTGA
- the LOC137908227 gene encoding protein Niban 2-like, whose protein sequence is MGDVVSSHLDDSRREMIAARTKLVMKEFCDVYQQQYAVALFNSVRFDIEGGGGPQSQLLHRKDPLSGHSIFSGSLFQYLEENRKWRNRFVSVPNSYTISLYESKTAHERGLHPKATIDCAGYKALNSMEEYMELIDSSLPGIKAKAGSDPFIKCVTPYPLVLWHPYARHYYFCVMTEKEQKKWHAVLQDCVRHCNNGLSEESIVQTPAFVDALRLHRQAQGHYGTWDMMAGQPPQILANLVMETLHPELRNAIGPRLKGKMQQKQRNWMLISDAVYRQVLSQTTGHYRALIEDCEIRKVPLDARLRTNMDQIISSKQHVSSKIRALVLPKVEQLLQTSIQPYISSILEALMEPTSRGFAEVRDIFFKELVEVSKNSLNGGSEEKLGEHMERLSMLAFHPVKMQSCYEKVEQLNLEGLQQRFCVANPSVFIGRAQILMREQMDNAVYTFEQLLNQSLEAKGQDDTCKNIQRCQDRVLKKYDYDSSTVRKKFFREALLQIIIPYMLQQLSPSCSPELLRFKELIFEDFSQFLLVENMFEEAVLQSVSKDITMAVKEAAVQRRHNLYRDSIILSNSDPNLLVLGEQVDWAAKFGGDETEGSLDGGDGRASNKRRKQVVSMIQLDGVPLPYESCLEVPGVDIIPEEDAETSEGKEDDQGEHGEDLESPLKSPDEVNEIRGLINPVVEMLAAKSEESKGDKTNGAEPVSSTISTEDGTKVEDVPRKDRTSSQTIVQQLLGSKKQEADEEEVGTAAQEGQNERISDVSPAATDAGSNGLQSATVKNTLNRENDIIDPGDLEVDLV, encoded by the exons ATGGGGGACGTTGTTTCCTCTCACCTGGATGACAGCAGGCGGGAGATGATCGCAG CTCGGACCAAGCTTGTGATGAAGGAGTTCTGTGACGTCTACCAGCAGCAGTACGCCGTCGCTCTCTTCAACAGCGTCCGCTTCGACATCGAGGGGGGAGGAGGGCCGCAGTCGCAGCTGCTTCACAGGAAG GACCCTCTCTCGGGCCACTCCATCTTCTCGGGGAGTCTGTTTCAGTACCTGGAGGAGAATCGCAAGTGGAGGAATCGTTTTGTGTCTGTGCCAAACAGCTACACCATCAGCCTCTACGAGAGCAAGACA GCGCACGAGCGGGGCCTCCACCCCAAAGCGACCATTGACTGTGCTGGGTACAAGGCGCTGAACTCCATGGAGGAATACATGGAGCTGATTGATAGCAGCCTGCCAG GCATCAAGGCTAAAGCGGGGAGCGATCCGTTCATCAAGTGTGTGACCCCCTACCCCCTCGTCCTGTGGCACCCGTACGCCCGCCATTATTACTTCTGCGTGATgacggagaaggagcagaagaagTGGCATGCTGTGCTGCAGGACTGCGTCAGACACTGCAACAACG GTCTGTCAGAGGAAAGCATTGTCCAGACGCCAGCCTTCGTCGATGCCTTGAGACTTCACAGACAAGCCCAGGGACACTACGGGACCTGGGATATGATGGCTGGGCAACCCCCACAG ATTCTGGCTAATCTCGTGATGGAGACCCTCCACCCGGAGCTGAGGAACGCGATTGGTCCCCGTCTGAAGGGAAAGatgcagcagaagcagaggaaCTGGATGTTG ATCTCTGACGCGGTGTACAGGCAGGTGTTGTCTCAGACCACCGGTCACTATCGAGCCCTGATCGAAGACTGTGAGATCAGGAAGGTTCCTCTGGACGCCAGACTGCGAACCAACATGGACCAGATCATCTCGTCTAAACAGCACGTCAGCAGCAAGATCAGAG CCCTGGTGTTGCCCAAGGTGGAGCAACTCCTGCAGACGAGCATCCAGCCGTACATCAGCTCCATCCTGGAGGCCTTGATGGAGCCCACCAGCCGAGGTTTTGCCGAGGTCAGGGACATCTTCTTCAAGGAGCTGGTGGAAGTCAGCAAGAACTCTCTCAATGGAGGAAGCGAAGAAAAGCTTGGAGAA CACATGGAGAGGCTGTCGATGCTCGCCTTCCACCCGGTGAAGATGCAGAGCTGCTACGAGAAGGTGGAGCAGCTCAACCTGGAGGGGCTGCAGCAGCGGTTCTGTGTGGCCAATCCCTCGGTGTTTATCGGCAGGGCTCAAATCCTCATGAGGGAG CAAATGGACAACGCAGTGTACACATTTGAGCAGCTGCTCAACCAGTCTTTGGAAGCCAAAGGACAAGATGACACGTGCAAGAACATCCAGCGATGTCAGGACAGGGTTCTCAAG AAATACGATTATGACAGCAGCACAGTGCGCAAGAAGTTCTTCAGAGAGGCTCTGCTGCAGATCATCATCCCGTacatgctgcagcagctctcaCCATCCTGCTCACCT GAGCTGCTGCGCTTTAAAGAGCTCATCTTTGAGGACTTCTCCCAATTTCTGCTGGTGGAGAACATGTTTGAGGAGGCGGTGCTTCAGTCTGTCTCCAAGGACATAACGATGG CTGTGAAGGAGGCAGCTGTCCAGAGGAGACACAATCTGTACCGGGACAGCATCATTCTGTCCAACAGTGACCCCAACCTGCTCGTGCTTGGAGAGCAAGTTGACTGGGCGGCTAAATTTGGGGGCGATGAGACGGAGGGCTCTCTGGACGGCGGCGATGGACGAGCTTCCAATAAGAGACGCAAGCAGGTGGTGTCCATGATCCAGCTGGACGGGGTGCCTCTGCCCTACGAGTCCTGCCTGGAGGTCCCAGGTGTGGACATTATTCCAGAAGAGGACGCAGAGACATCTGAAGGCAAAGAGGATGACCAAGGAGAGCATGGAGAGGACTTGGAGTCGCCTCTCAAGTCTCCAGACGAAGTGAATGAAATCAGGGGCCTAATTAATCCAGTGGTGGAGATGCTAGCGGCAAAGTCTGAGGAGAGCAAGGGCGACAAGACCAATGGAGCAGAACCAGTCTCCTCCACCATCAGCACGGAGGACGGGACCAAGGTGGAGGACGTCCCCAGGAAAGACAGGACGTCCTCACAGACAATTGTACAGCAACTGCTGGGGAGCAAGAAGCAGGAAGCCGATGAGGAGGAAGTAGGAACAGCGGCACAGGAAGGCCAGAATGAGCGGATCAGCGATGTCTCGCCAGCGGCGACGGACGCCGGCTCGAATGGCCTCCAATCGGCCACCGTCAAAAACACTCTGAACAGAGAGAACGATATTATCGACCCGGGCGACCTGGAAGTGGATTTAGTGTAG